In the Elusimicrobiota bacterium genome, ATTCTTCTCGCGAAGGAACAATAAAAAAACCGCGATAAATCCCTTTGCCATTGGAATAAATTTCTTCCATGGGAACCTTTCTTCGGGAACCCGCCCATTGAAAATACGCCCTTTCCCCCGGCGGGCCGAGAGCCTCCACAACCACAGTTTCCCCGGCCTGAAGAAGAAGATTTTCATCAGGCTGGAGGGCTCGAGAAGAAGGAACGGGAAATGAGGATTCTTCCCCCGCCACAACGACGCGGCGCAACGTGACATAGGTGGTGGTGGGAAGTTTCAGTTCCGCCTGGATCGTAAAGGCCCCGGGTGTGTAGGGGATCACCGTAAGCCAGCCTCCCCCCGCGTGTGTTGTCACCGGGAAACCGTTGACGGTCAATTTCCCTAGGGGATCGGCCCAGCCGTAGACGAAAGACGATTTGACAGCGGGAAGAGTCCTTCCTTCGGGAGGATGCACAATTTTCAAGGGGAGGATACCTTTTTCAGGTTCTGTTGAGACGGAAAGGGATTCCCGTTCATCGCCTTCTTCCACCCACCCATCTTCACCACGGACCGACATCAGTCCGGCTCCGCACCCAAAAAACACAATCAAGAGCAATCGTCTTTTCATTCGTGCCATTGTCCTCCCCGTTTTATTGACACCCCACTTCTTTAATCGGAATTTTCATTCCCTCTTGTTGACAACCAGAATTTCACGGAAAATCTTTGTTAGTTTCCAATCCAAGAACACAAATGGGCGGTCAGAAGACCCACATAGGTGCCTCCCACGTTTCCCAACACCGCTAACAGCAATCCCACCGCGGCCAGGGAGGACCGGTAAACAGCCCCAACCAGAGGGGCGGACACGACTCCCCCCACGCACGCCTGGCTGGCCGTTGCCAAAAGGGCCAAAGGCAAACGGGACAATCGCGCCCCCACCACCAGTGTGGCCCCGTGAATCATCAACCCCACCGCGCCGACCGCCAAAAAGAGTGGGGCTTCTTTCAACGAACGGAAAGAAGCTTGAGCGCCCAAGGTTGTTAACAAGAAGAAAAGGAAAAAGGTTCCGACCCCTTCGGTTCGTTCCGGAAGGGCCCGGAACCGCCCCGACAGGGAGGCCACCAGACTTCCGGTCGTAACAGCGATCACTGTCCAAGTGGCCGGCTTCAGACTGTTCCCCAGGTCCGGTAAAATTTCGGCTACAGCTCTGCTCCAAGTGGGCCCTAACGTTGTCCCTAAAAAAAGCGATCCACCCGCCAAGACAAGGGCCGCCATGGGAACCGTCGGCCAGGGCCAGGAAGGCGTCTTTGTCTTTAGAAGCGGCGGGACGGGAAGGACGTCCCTCTCCCATGCCTTGGACCAACGATCAACGGCTCCCTGGCGGCCGGCCATCCAAACCAAGAACGCCATCCAACTGTAGGCGAAGAGTGTGTCAACAACAAGGATAGGGGCAAACACCTGCTCGGAGGCCCCCAGAGCCTCTTTAACCGCCAACAAATTGGCGCTCCCTCCTGTCCAACTGCCCGCCAAGGCCCCAACGGATTTCCACGCTTCAGGGGGAAGAAACGAATGAAAAAAACCGAAGGAGACCACGAGCCCGGCCACCATCCCCCCCACACCCCAGGCCATGGCGAGAAGAGCCGATCGCCCCACCCCACGCAGGGCGGCGAAATTAACATTAAGGAGTAGCAAAGCTAAACACACCGGAAGGAGGAATCGTGCGACCCCATCGTAAAGGGGGCTCACAGAAGGGAGCAAACCAATCGACGTCAAACAGAGGGGAAAAAAATAACAGAAGAAAGGGGCCGGGACCCAGCGAAACAGAGCCGAGGATTTATATTTCTCTCGAACCCAGAGGATGCCTCCGGTTAAAGAGGCCAACAGGATCCCCAGAAAAAGTGGCGGGATTTCCATTAGAAACAGATCCCCAATCCCGGAACAGTTTTTTTAGGTAGCCGGAGCCAGGGCCCCTGGCGGACATATCCCCCCCGGACTCCGGTCGGAGACAGAATCAAATCCGAATCCAAATCCGCGTAATGAAAAACGCCGAGACCCAGGGCAAAATGCACGGCGGCGGTCAGCCCCAGAGACGACTCGGCCATGCACCCGATCATAAAAAGGGCACGCCCTTTTAACGTCCGATCAAACACGTCCAAAATGGCCCGGCTTCGGGACAATCCACTCTTGGCTATTTTGATGTTCGGCCCGCAAACAAGTCCACCGTTAGAGAATCGTCGAGCGTCCGAAATGTTTTGGATGGTTTCGTCCCCCAGGAGAGGGCCTAATCTTCGTTCCTTGGCTTCGTGATAGGCCGCCGCTTTTCCCTTAGGAAAAGGTTCTTCGATCAATTCAATTTCGATGCCGTCCGATTTGGCCGCCAACAAAAGTTCTTCCAAACCGTCCGGACCATAACTTTGGTTTGGGTCCAGAAGAACACGCGCCCGAGGAGCGGCTCGCCGCACCGCGCGAAGGCGATCCCGGTTCACGGCAAAGGGTTCCTGTCCGTTCAATTTCAATTTCAGGAAACGCCACCCAGACCGAGCGGCTAGACGGGCCCGTTGTCCCACCTCAGCCGGAGACACGGCAGAAAGGGAAAGGACCGTCTCCATCTCCTGACACACACCGCCCCAGAGTTCAGAGAAAGGGATGGTTTCCGCTTGAGCGTAGGCATCCCACAACGCCACTTCGAAAGCGGACACGGCCGTTGGCCAATCCCCTTCCGTGGCCCAAGCCTCCTCCACGAGGCGCTGCAGATCCCGAACATCCCGACCCCGAAAACGCCGCCCCAGGCGTCGTAACGCGGAAGCCATGCGCGACCCCGTTTGTTCGGGCATCGCCAAAGAGGACGAAGCCTCCCCCATCCCCGATCCCCCCCCTGAAAGAGGAAGGCGAATGAGGACGTTGTCTGTAGACGTTTTACGACCGAGAGCGGTGACGAAAGGACGGCGGAGGGACCAGCGAACGGGAATGACGGTGGGGAGACCGAGACGATGACGATTCACTCCTACTTATCCAAAAAAGTTCCAAGCCGCACAACAAAATCGCCGAAGATCGATCCAGACTGAATATCGTTTTGGCGCACACCCAATTTCTTTTTGAAAGAGACCCGACGCACCTTATTGAATTCGTGAACCGCTTCAATCAATGTTTCGGTCTTTTCATAAATCAGGACATGGACAACGCGGTCAGGAGTCCCCTTTTTCGAAAGAAACACCAGATCCCCCGGCCGAAGGTCCCCCCCCTTTCGCAAGGGACTCGCTAGGAGAAATTGTTCGTGGGCGTCCCGGGGGGCGTTTAACGCCACCGACCGATAGGCGACATTCACAAGCGCCGAACAATCCACCCCGGAGGGGTTGGTCCCCCTTTTTTTGTGCCCACTTCGCCCGCCCCAGTAATAAGGTTCCCCTATAAATTGACGAACCGCGGTCACCAGTGCGTCCCGCACCTCATTGTTTCGGGTGGGGGCTTCACGATCCAGGCGAACATCTTTATCGCGCATCCACCCCATTTCGCCCTGGGGCCCTTGCACCCGAACCCAGCCTTTTTGCCTGTAGAGGACCCCGAGCCTGGAGCCCATGGGCAACTCTTTAAAAGCGGAAGATCTTTTTTGAGTTTCCCTCACGCGCCCATAGCGGGCAATGACGACCGCTTGAGGCATGAAATCGGCCGGACGTGGAATAACCGCCTCTTGCAAAACCCATCCAGGATACCCCTGCCACCGCTGAGAGTGGGTCCACTCCGCCTGGTCCACGGCTTCCACTCGAAACCAGTTTCCTTTCACCTCATAAACAAGAACTCTCTCACCGAACAGCAACTGGGTTTCTTGGTTCTCATCCACCGCGTAGGGACGACGCTTCACCGCTTGGGGAGAGGGCGAGACAGGAGCCCGGCGGAGGTCGGCGATGGGAACCACGACGATCCCTTCCACGGGTTCGGTGGCGGGCGCCTTTGGAGTTTCCGGGGCCGTGGTCTTGGTGGTGACCGGTCCCTGGGGAGTAAAGGTAATATCCACCCCGCTCCAGACCGTACAAGGAAGGACAAGTGCACCCCATAAGAAAAAACGATTCATCATAAAGTAACCCCCTCCTCCCACATCACACGCAAAAGTTCACCAACGTTCCAGGCTTGAGCGGGACATCCCCGTGGAGAATGGGGAGCGTCCCCATCAAAGATCTCCGAGATGTGGCCCACCCCCACTTCCGTTAAGTGCCCTAGAAAAGGTTGGAGGAAAGACACCACGTGACTTTTCGTTTCTTCCGTAGCGCCATAGGCTTTCACAAACGCGGTCAGGAACGGACCCAAGAGCCACGGCCAAACGGTCCCCTGGTGATAGGCACTGTCTCGGTCAGAAAGTGTCCCCTCACATCGGGCCCGATACCCGGGAGATCCGGGGGCTAATGTTCGCATACCCCGGGGTGTATAGAGGGTTTTCCAGGCCGCATCGACCACGGAGCGGAACCTCTTTTCTTCCAAGATTTCGTACGGAAGACTAACCGCCAATAGCGCGTTTGGTCGAACAGCGTCATCCCGCTGTTTTCCTTCGATAACATCATACAAATAGGCCCCCGATTCGTTCCAAAATTTAGCGTTGAAACTTTGGCGAGCGATCTGAGCTAACGTATCGTATCCCCGTGTGGGTTCCTTGAGTTTCAGTTGAATTTCGACGAGGAATTGGAGGGCGTTGTACCACAGGGCCTGAATTTCCACCGGTTTTCCCGTGCGTGGGGTGACCCGTTGACCGTTCACACGGGCGTCCATCCAGGTCAGAGCCAAATCCGCGGCCGGGGCGACAATCAAACCGTCCCCGTCCATATGGATGTCGTAGGCCGCTCCATTTTGAAAAGCATCGACAATGTCCCTCAGGATGGGAAGCCATTTCCGAACAGCCGCGTCATCATGGGTGGCCTTGTGATAAGCTTGAACCGCCCGGATAAACCAGAGAGGGGCGTCCACAGCGTTGTAGGCGACAGAGGCGTTCCCCTCCGAGAAATAGTTGGGAAGCAACCCCTGGCGCACATGCCGCGCGTACGTTTCCAGAAACGACGTGGCCTCCGACCATCGACCGGTGGCGAGAAAAAGGCCGGGAAACGCCACCAACGCGTCACGACTCCAATCCGCCAACCACGGGTATCCCGCCAACACGCTGAGCCCTTCGCCCCGTGACACCACAAAAGAATCGGCCGCCGCGCTCAAGGCCCCGCCCAAGGGCCCCCGCACCAGGGACCCCTGAACAATTTTTCGTCGTTGATCCCGCTCCTCCCCTTCCCAGCCCGAGGACGGAACGCGTTCCTTCAATACCGCGGAAAAAACCACGGATACCGGTTTATCTTTCTGCAAAGAAAACCGAAAAATTCCAGGACCGAAAACATCTTCCCATCCTTCTTCGCCCCTCCGTTCTTCTTTCACATAGTCTTGGGTGTTGTACCACACGGGAACCGAGTAAAAATGACCGTCCGTGGCCCACAGCGTCAACGGATCAACCCCTGGAACAGAAACGCCCACCAGGTTCTCCCCATAGGACAGGCGCCCTTCAAACCGCGCGTCACGACGTCCGAGGGAATGGTGATCGCGGAACGAAAGGAGAGGACGCACTTCCATTTCGAGGGCCGGCCCCGAGAGGAGTCGATACGTCATCACTCCAGTGTCTTCCCCATAACGGAGAAAATACGTTTTTTGGAGACGGGTTTCCCCCCAAGCAAAGGTCCATGTGGGAAAGGGATCGAGGCGAAAAGATTCCAACCGATCCCCACTGGCGGGCCGGGAGACACCGGGGTATTGTTGGCAGGACAAATCCACGCGGGTTCCGTCTTGGAACACGGTTTCTTCAAGGCGGTTGACCAATTGAAACCGGTCCAGGGGCGGTCGACGCGCGACCGTTAAAAAACCGTGATAACGGCGGGTGGCGCAATCGGCCACGGCCCCCATGGCGTAACTTCCACGACCGTTGGTTTCAATCCATTCCCGACCACTGGCGTCTTCGAAGTTTCGGCAAATGTCGGGACCGAGCAATAAGAGGGGTGTCCCCTTCGGGGGCATTTTTTCTATGCGCTCCGCATCACTTTTAAAACAGTTTCTCCCAGGTCCGCTGGCGAATCGATCAATTTCACACCCGCGGACTCCAGGGCGGCTCGCTTTTCCATCGCCGATCCGTGGGAAACTTTTCCCCCTTCCCCACCCGCCCCGATAATGGCCCCCGCGTGACCCATCCGCTTCCCGGGAGGAGCGGTGCGGCCCGCGATGAACGCCATGAGCGGCTTGGACATTCTTTTTTTAAAGAATTGGGCGGCTTCTTCTTCCGCGGTACCCCCAATCTCCCCGATCATAAGAACGGCGTCGGTTCCAGGATCATTTTCAAAAAGTTCAAGAACGTCGACGAACGAAGTGCCCTGGATCGGGTCTCCCCCAATGCCCACCACCGTGGATTGACCCAAACTCCGTTGGGTCAACTGCCAGACCGCTTCGTAGGTGAGCGTCCCGGAACGGGACACCACGCCGATTCGGCCCGGTTTATGGATATAGCCCGGCATAATGCCTATTTTACACCCGGGCCGAGCCGCATCCCCGGGGGTGATCACCCCGGGCCCGTTCGGCCCAATGAGACGAACCCCCGTTCCTTTCAAGACGGACATCACGCGGGCCATGTCCAGAACGGGAATCCCTTCTGTCACGCAAAGGATAAGCCCGATCCCCGCGTCCGCCGCTTCCAAAATCGCGTCCGCCGCAAAGGGAGGCGGCACGAAGAGGAGAGACGCCGTGGCCCCGCTGGCTTTCACGGATTCTTTCACAGTGTTATATACGGGGATTCCAGAAACAGAAGTCCCGCCTTTCCCCGGGGTCACTCCCCCCACAACCTGTGTCCCGTAATCCCGGCACCCCTGGGCGTGAAAAGACCCCGCCGCCCCGGTCATCCCTTGCACAATAACTTTGGTTTTTTGATCAATCAGGATACTCACGCTCTTTCCTCTTCCGTCATGGAGACTTCCTCAAGGCAAGAGGCCAGGGCCATGGGATGATGCACCGTAATCGCTTCGATGTTGATCAACGGAACATAGCTCACCGATTCCACCGCTCCGTCCTCCTTTCGAAAGGTCCCTATCGTGACAACAAACTGGTGAGAATTGTCTTTGCGAAACTGAAGCAGGGCCCCTGACACCGTGGCCCCACTCGTTAAATGGAGCGACAAGAGGGGAGCGTTCGCCCCCCCTTCGCGATCAACGCTCAATAACCGTCGCAACACGTCCGCCACGCTGTTCGGCGGAAACTTCATCAGGGTTTCAAAATCGCTCATGGGAATCTCCTAGGCCGCCTCTTTTGAAAGGGCAACCGATTTTTGGGCGGCGTCCGCCAAATCCGCTGCGGGGGTGATTTTTAAGCCGGAAGCCGCTAAAATTCTTCGGCCTTCTTCGACCCGGTTCCCTTCCAGCCGAACCACAAGAGGGCGGTCCAACCCGGTGCTTTTCACCGCCTGGACAATCCCTTCAGCAATCACATCGCATTTCATGATTCCACCAAAAATGTTCACCAGAACAACCCGCACGTTGGAATCGGACAAAATGATTTTGAACGCCTCGGTGACTTGCTCCACCGTCGCCCCGCCGCCCACATCCAAGAAATTAGCGGGTTCACCCCCATGGAGTTTTATGATGTCCATGGTCGCCATGGCAAGCCCCGCCCCATTCACCATGCAACCGATGGTCCCTTCAAGACGGATGTAGGAGATGCCCACGGCACTCGCTTGCCGTTCCGCTTCCGAAAGATCCGCCTCATCGGCTTCTTTAAACAAGGCCGGCTGGCGAAATGGGGCGTTATCATCCACGGTCATCTTAGCGTCCAAAGCTAAAAGACGCTCGCCCTTTTTTCCCGTCCGAACCCCCAGGGGATTGACTTCCACCAAACTGGCGTCCGTGGAGAGAAACATCTTCACAAGGTTTTGGAAAAACGGAACCGATTCCCCCAGGAAATCCCCGGCCAGTCCGGTGGCAAAAGCCACTTCCCGAGCTTGAAAAGCTTCCAGCCCCCGAATCGGATCCACATCCACCCGAACAATTTTATCGGGAGACGTCCAAGCTAAGGTTTCGATATCCACCCCGCCCTCCGCTGAAACGATGAGAACAGGTTTCCCCGTTTTCCGGTTCATGAGAACCGCGGCGTACAGTTCACGTTCCACCGTGACCGCGGGTTCCACAAGAACCGTTCGAACCAAAAGTCCCTCCGGCCCGGTCTGGGCGGTCACCAGTGGTTTCCCGAGAACCCCTTTGACAAAAGATTCAGCCTCTCCCAGATCCTTGACCACACGGACCCCGCCCGCTTTCCCCCGCCCACCCGCATGCACCTGGGCCTTGAGGACCCAAGGCCCGTCCCCAACGGCTTTCAAAGCTTCGGGGACAGCCCCCCCCTCGGTCACCACCGCCCCTTTTAACACGGGCAATTTAAAAATTTCCATTTGACGCTTTGCTTGATACTCATGGAGCTTCATGAATAATCCTCCCCTCTGGGTTCAG is a window encoding:
- the sucD gene encoding succinate--CoA ligase subunit alpha, with translation MSILIDQKTKVIVQGMTGAAGSFHAQGCRDYGTQVVGGVTPGKGGTSVSGIPVYNTVKESVKASGATASLLFVPPPFAADAILEAADAGIGLILCVTEGIPVLDMARVMSVLKGTGVRLIGPNGPGVITPGDAARPGCKIGIMPGYIHKPGRIGVVSRSGTLTYEAVWQLTQRSLGQSTVVGIGGDPIQGTSFVDVLELFENDPGTDAVLMIGEIGGTAEEEAAQFFKKRMSKPLMAFIAGRTAPPGKRMGHAGAIIGAGGEGGKVSHGSAMEKRAALESAGVKLIDSPADLGETVLKVMRSA
- a CDS encoding C40 family peptidase; this encodes MMNRFFLWGALVLPCTVWSGVDITFTPQGPVTTKTTAPETPKAPATEPVEGIVVVPIADLRRAPVSPSPQAVKRRPYAVDENQETQLLFGERVLVYEVKGNWFRVEAVDQAEWTHSQRWQGYPGWVLQEAVIPRPADFMPQAVVIARYGRVRETQKRSSAFKELPMGSRLGVLYRQKGWVRVQGPQGEMGWMRDKDVRLDREAPTRNNEVRDALVTAVRQFIGEPYYWGGRSGHKKRGTNPSGVDCSALVNVAYRSVALNAPRDAHEQFLLASPLRKGGDLRPGDLVFLSKKGTPDRVVHVLIYEKTETLIEAVHEFNKVRRVSFKKKLGVRQNDIQSGSIFGDFVVRLGTFLDK
- the sucC gene encoding ADP-forming succinate--CoA ligase subunit beta translates to MKLHEYQAKRQMEIFKLPVLKGAVVTEGGAVPEALKAVGDGPWVLKAQVHAGGRGKAGGVRVVKDLGEAESFVKGVLGKPLVTAQTGPEGLLVRTVLVEPAVTVERELYAAVLMNRKTGKPVLIVSAEGGVDIETLAWTSPDKIVRVDVDPIRGLEAFQAREVAFATGLAGDFLGESVPFFQNLVKMFLSTDASLVEVNPLGVRTGKKGERLLALDAKMTVDDNAPFRQPALFKEADEADLSEAERQASAVGISYIRLEGTIGCMVNGAGLAMATMDIIKLHGGEPANFLDVGGGATVEQVTEAFKIILSDSNVRVVLVNIFGGIMKCDVIAEGIVQAVKSTGLDRPLVVRLEGNRVEEGRRILAASGLKITPAADLADAAQKSVALSKEAA
- a CDS encoding DUF819 family protein encodes the protein MEIPPLFLGILLASLTGGILWVREKYKSSALFRWVPAPFFCYFFPLCLTSIGLLPSVSPLYDGVARFLLPVCLALLLLNVNFAALRGVGRSALLAMAWGVGGMVAGLVVSFGFFHSFLPPEAWKSVGALAGSWTGGSANLLAVKEALGASEQVFAPILVVDTLFAYSWMAFLVWMAGRQGAVDRWSKAWERDVLPVPPLLKTKTPSWPWPTVPMAALVLAGGSLFLGTTLGPTWSRAVAEILPDLGNSLKPATWTVIAVTTGSLVASLSGRFRALPERTEGVGTFFLFFLLTTLGAQASFRSLKEAPLFLAVGAVGLMIHGATLVVGARLSRLPLALLATASQACVGGVVSAPLVGAVYRSSLAAVGLLLAVLGNVGGTYVGLLTAHLCSWIGN
- a CDS encoding glycogen debranching enzyme family protein → MPPKGTPLLLLGPDICRNFEDASGREWIETNGRGSYAMGAVADCATRRYHGFLTVARRPPLDRFQLVNRLEETVFQDGTRVDLSCQQYPGVSRPASGDRLESFRLDPFPTWTFAWGETRLQKTYFLRYGEDTGVMTYRLLSGPALEMEVRPLLSFRDHHSLGRRDARFEGRLSYGENLVGVSVPGVDPLTLWATDGHFYSVPVWYNTQDYVKEERRGEEGWEDVFGPGIFRFSLQKDKPVSVVFSAVLKERVPSSGWEGEERDQRRKIVQGSLVRGPLGGALSAAADSFVVSRGEGLSVLAGYPWLADWSRDALVAFPGLFLATGRWSEATSFLETYARHVRQGLLPNYFSEGNASVAYNAVDAPLWFIRAVQAYHKATHDDAAVRKWLPILRDIVDAFQNGAAYDIHMDGDGLIVAPAADLALTWMDARVNGQRVTPRTGKPVEIQALWYNALQFLVEIQLKLKEPTRGYDTLAQIARQSFNAKFWNESGAYLYDVIEGKQRDDAVRPNALLAVSLPYEILEEKRFRSVVDAAWKTLYTPRGMRTLAPGSPGYRARCEGTLSDRDSAYHQGTVWPWLLGPFLTAFVKAYGATEETKSHVVSFLQPFLGHLTEVGVGHISEIFDGDAPHSPRGCPAQAWNVGELLRVMWEEGVTL